One Phoenix dactylifera cultivar Barhee BC4 chromosome 8, palm_55x_up_171113_PBpolish2nd_filt_p, whole genome shotgun sequence genomic window carries:
- the LOC103719257 gene encoding N-alpha-acetyltransferase 40 codes for MEPKRLQSSKEKKIRRKEVLEKKKAIDEIIKKASSVKDHLASFPPFCHYDRNGLSVYLESGSGDQLSSPIKKYIQNLLKVNMEGPYGSEWPMEEKVKRREMVAPEARYIFVRESPNATLDGKSLRADEKMTSAGWMGDGDRLVGFVHYRFIVEEDIPVIYVYELQLESCAQGKGLGKFLMQLIELIAHKNHMGAVMLTVQKANVLAMNFYTSKLRYIISTISPSRVDPLIGAEKNYEILCKTFDAEAKAKLEESEMTG; via the exons GTGttggagaagaaaaaggcaatTGACGAAATTATAAAAAAGGCGTCATCAGTAAAGGATCATCTAGCTTCCTTCCCACCCTTCTGTCATTATGACAGAAATG GTCTTTCAGTCTACCTGGAGTCAGGATCTGGAGACCAACTTTCCTCTCCAATAAAGAAATACATTCAAAATCTTCTTAAG GTCAATATGGAGGGGCCATATGGTTCAGAATGGCCTATGGAAGAGAAAGTGAAGCGGAGGGAAATGGTTGCGCCAGAAGCACGGTATATATTTGTACGAGAATCACCAAATGCAACTCTTGATGGGAAATCTTTAAGGGCAGATGAAAAAATGACTTCTGCTGGTTGGATGGGTGATGGAGATCGTCTTGTGGGTTTTGTGCATTACCGATTTATTGTTGAGGAAGACATACCTGTTATTTATGTGTATGAGCTACAGCTGGAGTCTTGTGCACAAGGGAAGGGATTAGGGAAGTTTTTAATGCAACTAATTGAGCTTATTGCTCACAAG AATCACATGGGAGCTGTGATGCTGACAGTACAGAAAGCTAATGTACTGGCCATGAATTTCTATACTAGTAAACTAAG ATACATAATTTCAACAATTTCACCTTCACGAGTGGATCCACTG ATAGGTGCTGAGAAAAACTATGAGATACTGTGCAAAACATTCGATGCTGAGGCCAAAGCCAAATTGGAG GAAAGCGAGATGACGGGATGA